A stretch of Oncorhynchus mykiss isolate Arlee chromosome 14, USDA_OmykA_1.1, whole genome shotgun sequence DNA encodes these proteins:
- the ccdc88b gene encoding coiled-coil domain containing 88A isoform X2 gives MDSNIMDILEEFMESALVTWVQLFDGVVDREENVMLFNQYMEVNSKSQNSHDRYLRLTNGIFLNEVMRVIDPNPKLEHLYRSGRDDQMLRVQNFSILNRHLRAFYQEDLRQLILMPLPNIAILGQDPLTEAAVEELRRLLLLLLGCAVQCERKETFIQQIQSLDIETQTAIANCIQEVTQDPRAVLPLQWEELGGLEGVELQVLFGSMARQIQGLLAQRDTHLERIAELCWKSEVQQAESVMATRGGHVDEQPQGLAVQLADSRAKLRRLKQELEDKGDQLLDHKQEVQTMDEQLKKLQKENRSLQGEVRGMRALRDELDCLRDRAGRAEQLQTELQSCTHRLRSLEVTRTQLKEQQQLCVALQETRVLLEEQLADTRQRCSSLRELERDNLLLRRRLIDLEGERDTERQRVDELLEMNMGLEAELRQELRHNNNTGTMTAAPHFHQLEVESDEEAGLRVELREEIDLKPLSVEVGEASSLRLLGAENENAELRRRLEDLQSEQEFRGQRQADLPEVREELACLEAEHQNTLREFQNVKNENATLKKSLELLLTKRQSIEEEGEKEERGEKEERGVQGSESSRGEGEGTARRGLDSEREANIIRTQREAGVGAELLHPEERGVEAEDQVLKPQKREEEAECEKIEREIKHVTNEKEEDLGKADIDRKEIQDPSPATEEEKLPKTKEREDKEKSVELSEKDVCVFPGPEVERLASELQQALEEADKQVSVAQDLRSKLGEQSRKAWEAEQRLVLLEAEGQRLRKASESLAEARRQIEVLQGERLEMEEELCRLRSQAELQRMQASVIATLEGERATLERERETLRSYVDTLRTAQRKGDQLELTTQALRAELERQGRSLESSRRNEEELEAELREVALEVESLTRGRDQALLEALRLEHEKEACQSELDSQRKEQRQREREVARLRQQLQSTASALEHSNQRACSLETEHRHVCQELSQSKELCAQLQDLEQELGTRLQGLEKESQELKELNTEAQDKIRSLTQELANEKVQSQKLSNEDARLKQDLERAEAELKTVTADLLLSEKRERDAVPANIPPESPANTQQATSSDTLTLEHPEAKDAQSKEGHDLPTTPKAGVEKTDWSLRERLIDLERENAAVGAEREVLLCQLSQSQSAGSHLREQIDTLHHHSISLQETCTKLQTLNTQLQVDQAALSFQHAAVLARCSESEARCAALEAESKVWAREHEESLARTEGLRRDQERMTMLQQRQEVELEELLNRHSDLRTNNRNLETQYRELEGRYQELLGLKSHLEEKETEMKMEREKMEGEVQKKAERERELERLKEDYERLQGVQRESAQVQSELLAQGSMLRGELSAAQLERTRLEGEINSLRENNQRLELCTDRLTNQYQLLTQLKGNMEEENRHLLEQNQSLTNHNRDLMEQSLERKDQHHSQQREYQEKMGELRREKQKLVEKIMDQYRVLDPSMPTPIKAKKSNWIADRMKKLIKPKGGGGREGRALFYAAGSIENLADSADYPPDTHTAAGSDHRSAPVSPSPLRHATSLGDSDQAGGLCGLPLRSGLGGRRKLGSHRKLGSQSFSPGDQKTSPLQRLQSADRVIWEGQSSPTDTPMTSANNSQENVMEEGGRAVSGDNIEGHLNSDPCCQSSKDKPAN, from the exons ATGGACTCTAACATAATGGACATTCTAGAAGAATTCATGGAAAGTGCGTTGGTGACTTGG GTACAGCTCTTTGATGGTGTAGTGGACAGGGAGGAGAATGTCATGCTCTTCAACCAGTACATGGAGGTGAACTCCAAGTCCCAGAATTCCCATGACCGCTACCTGAGACTGACCAATGGGATCTTTCTCAACGAGGTCATGAGGGTCAT AGACCCCAACCCCAAGCTGGAGCATTTGTACCGCAGTGGGAGAGATGACCAGATGCTCAGAGTCCAGAACTTCTCCATCCTCAACCGACACCTCAGGGCCTTCTACCAG GAAGACCTACGGCAGCTGATTCTGATGCCTCTTCCGAACATTGCCATTTTGGGGCAAGACCCCCTAACAG AGGCAGCAGTGGAGGAGTTGAGGAGATTGCTCCTGCTTTTACTGGGATGTGCTGTACAG TGTGAGAGGAAGGAAACATTCATACAGCAAATCCAGTCGCTGGACATCGAGACTCAAACTGCCATTGCCAACTGTATCCAGGAG GTGACCCAGGACCCCAGAGCGGTGCTGCCGCTGCAGTGGGAGGAGCTGGGAGGGCTGGAGGGGGTGGAGCTACAGGTGCTGTTTGGCTCCATGGCCAGACAGATCCAAGGCCTGCTGGCACAGAGGGACACACACCTGGAG AGGATAGCAGAGTTGTGTTGGAAGAGTGAGGTCCAGCAGGCTGAGTCTGTCATGGCAACCCGAGGTGGTCACGTTGACGAGCAGCCCCAGGGTCTGGCTGTCCAGTTAGCAGACAGCAGGGCCAAACTACGACGCCTCAAACAAGAACT GGAAGACAAAGGGGATCAACTATTGGATCACAAGCAGGAAGTACAAACTATGGACGAGCAGCTGAAGAAACTTCAGAAAGAG AACCGCAGTCTTCAGGGTGAGGTGCGGGGAATGCGAGCGTTGCGTGACGAGCTGGACTGTCTTCGTGACCGTGCAGGCAGAGCTGAGCAGCTGCAGACAGAACTACAGAGCTGCACTCATAGACTACGCAGCCTGGAAGTCACTCGTACACAACTGAAG gagcagcagcagctgtgtgTGGCACTGCAGGAGACCCGGGTCCTGCTGGAGGAGCAGCTGGCGGACACACGACAACGCTGCTCGAGCCTAcgtgagctggagagagacaatcTACTGCTGCGACGAAGACTCATAGACCTGGAGGGG gagcggGATACTGAGAGGCAGAGGGTCGATGAGCTGTTAGAGATGAATATGGGCCTGGAGGCGGAGCTTAGACAGGAGCTTAGACATAACAACAATACAGGCACGATGACAGCGGCTCCACATTTCCACCAATTGGAGGTGGAGTCTGACGAGGAGGCTGGGCTAAGAGTGGAGCTAAGAGAAGAGATTG ATCTGAAGCCTCTGAGTGTGGAGGTGGGCGAGGCATCGTCACTGAGGCTTCTGGGAGCTGAGAATGAGAACGCTGAGCTGAGGAGACGCCTGGAGGACCTGCAGTCCGAACAGGAGTTCAGGGGTCAGAGG CAAGCTGATTTGCCGGAGGTGAGGGAGGAGTTGGCCTGTCTGGAGGCAGAACACCAGAATACGCTAAGAGAG TTTCAGAACGTCAAGAATGAAAATGCCACTTTGAAAAAGAGCCTGGAACTGCTGTTGACAAAGCGTCAAAGTAttgaggaagaaggagagaaggaggagaggggagagaaggaggagaggggagtccAAGGTTCTGAGTCCtcaagaggagaaggggagggtacTGCCCGGAGAGGGttggacagtgaaagggaagccAACATCATTAGAACCCAAAGAGAAGCTGGAGTTGGGGCAGAGCTGCTCCATCctgaagagagaggggtggaagcaGAGGATCAGGTGCTGAAACCccaaaagagagaagaagaagcagaatgtgagaagatagagagagagataaaacatgTTACAAATGAGAAGGAAGAAGATCTTGGGAAGGCAGATATTGACCGGAAAGAGATACAAGACCCCAGCCCAGCCACTGAAGAAGAGAAACTACCAAaaacaaaggagagagaagacaaaGAAAAGTCAGTGGAACTCAGTGAAAAAGACGTGTGTGTGTTCCCTGGGCCTGAAGTGGAGCGCCTGGCCTCTGAGCTCCAGCAGGCCCTGGAGGAGGCAGACAAGCAGGTGTCTGTAGCCCAGGACCTGCGCTCCAAGCTGGGGGAGCAGAGCAGGAAAGCCTGGGAGGCTGAGCAGAGACTGGTGCTACTGGAGGCCGAGGGCCAGAGACTGAGGAAGGCTTCAGAGAGCCTGGCGGAGGCTAGGAGACAGATAGAG GTGCTACAGGGGGAACGcctggagatggaggaggagctaTGTCGTCTGCGGAGCCAGGCTGAGCTACAACGGATGCAGGCCTCGGTCATCGCTACTCTGGAGGGGGAGCGAGCcacgctggagagagagagagagaccctccgtAGCTATGTGGACACCCTACGCACTGCCCAACGCAAG GGTGACCAATTGGAGCTGACGACCCAAGCTCTGAGGGCGGAGCTAGAGCGCCAGGGGAGGAGTCTGGAATCCTCACGGCGCAATGAGGAGGAGCTAGAGGCGGAGCTTCGCGAGGTAGCACTAGAGGTGGAGTCTCTGACCCGGGGGCGGGACCAGGCTCTGCTGGAGGCCTTGCGATTGGAGCATGAGAAGGAGGCGTGCCAGAGCGAGCTGGACAGCCAACGAAAGGagcagaggcagagggagagggaggtggccAGGCTGAGGCAGCAGCTACAGAGTACAGCATCAGCCCTGGAACACAGCAACCAGAGGGCCTGCAGTCTGGAGACAGAGCACAG gcATGTGTGTCAGGAGCTGTCTCAATCCAAGGAGCTCTGTGCTCAACTACAGGACCTGGAGCAGGAGCTCGGTACTCGGCTACAGGGTCTGGAGAAGGAGAGCCAGGAGCTTAAAGAGCTGAACACAGAAGCCCAGGATAAAATCAGATCTCTGActcag GAGCTAGCCAATGAGAAGGTGCAGTCTCAGAAACTGTCCAATGAGGATGCACGACTGAAGCAGGATTTGGAGAGGGCAGAGGCGGAACTGAAGACAGTTACCGCTGACCTTCTTCTTTCAGAGAAGCGGGAGAGAGATGCCGTCCCTGCTAATATCCCACCAGAAAGCCCTGCTAACACACAGCAGGCTACATCCTCAGACACACTCACATTAGAGCACCCAGAGGCTAAAGATGCCCAATCAAAAGAGGGCCACGACCTCCCTACGACCCCAAAAGCTGGAGTAGAGAAGACGGACTGGTCTCTGAGGGAACGACTGATAGACctggagagagag AATGCAGCGGTGGGCGCAGAGCGGGAGGTGTTGCTATGCCAGCTGTCTCAGTCCCAGTCAGCCGGTAGCCACCTGAGGGAGCAGATAGACACCCTGCATCATCACTCCATCAGCCTGCAGGAGACCTGCACCAAGCTGCAGACACTCAACACTCAGCTACAG gTTGACCAGGCGGCCCTGAGCTTCCAGCATGCAGCAGTGTTGGCGAGGTGCAGCGAGAGCGAAGCCAGGTGTGCTGCTCTGGAGGCGGAGTCTAAGGTGTGGGCCAGGGAACATGAGGAGTCATTGGCCAGGACGGAGGGGCTCAGGAGGGACCAGGAGCGAATGACAATGTTGCAGCAGAGGCAGGAGGTGGAGCTAGAGGAGCTGCTGAATAGACACTCTGACCTGAGGACCAACAACCGTAACCTGGAgacacagtacagggagctggaGGGAAG GTATCAGGAGCTCCTGGGCCTCAAATCCCATCTGgaggagaaagaaacagagatgaagatggaaagagagaagatggagggagaggtgcaGAAGAaagcggagagagaaagagaactagagagactgaaagaggattatgagag GCTTCAGGGCGTGCAGAGGGAGTCAGCTCAGGTACAGAGTGAGCTGCTGGCTCAGGGCTCAATGCTGCGGGGTGAGCTGAGTGCTGCCCAGCTGGAGAGGACCAGGCTGGAGGGAGAGATCAACTCTCTGAGGGAGAACAACCAGAGACTGGAGCTCTGCACTGACCGCCTCACCAACCAGTACCAG CTGCTGACCCAGCTGAAGgggaacatggaggaggagaaCCGTCACCTGTTGGAGCAGAACCAGAGTCTGACCAATCACAACAGAGACCTGATGGAGCAGAGCCTGGAGCGCAAGGACCAGCACCACTCACAGCAGAGAGAATAcca ggaGAAGATGGGTGAGCTGCGTAGAGAGAAACAGAAGCTGGTGGAGAAGATCATGGATCAGTACAGAGTCCTGGACCCCAGCATGCCTACACCCATCAAGGCCaa GAAGTCCAACTGGATAGCAGACAGgatgaagaagctgattaagcctaaaggaggaggagggagagagggacgtgCTCTGTTCTACGCTGCTGGCAGTATAGAGAACCTGGCTGACAGTGCAGACTACCCACCAGACACACATACTGCTGCTGGTTCTG acCACCGCAGTGcccccgtctccccctcccccctgcgACATGCCACCTCTCTGGGTGACTCTGACCAGGCGGGGGGGCTGTGTGGGCTGCCGCTGCGTTCAGGTTTGGGGGGCCGTCGAAAGCTGGGCTCCCATCGAAAGCTGGGCTCCCAGTCCTTCAGTCCCGGAGACCAGAAGACTTCACCCCTCCAGCGTCTCCAATCTGCAGACAGAGTGATCTGGGAAGGGCAGAGCAGCCCTACAGACACACCCATGACCTCAGCCAACAACAGCCAGGAGAAtgtgatggaggagggaggaagag cCGTGAGTGGGGACAACATTGAAGGACATCTCAACTCAGACCCCTGCTGTCAGTCCAGTAAGGATAAACCGGCAAACTAA
- the ccdc88b gene encoding coiled-coil domain containing 88A isoform X1 has product MDSNIMDILEEFMESALVTWVQLFDGVVDREENVMLFNQYMEVNSKSQNSHDRYLRLTNGIFLNEVMRVIDPNPKLEHLYRSGRDDQMLRVQNFSILNRHLRAFYQEDLRQLILMPLPNIAILGQDPLTEAAVEELRRLLLLLLGCAVQCERKETFIQQIQSLDIETQTAIANCIQEVTQDPRAVLPLQWEELGGLEGVELQVLFGSMARQIQGLLAQRDTHLERIAELCWKSEVQQAESVMATRGGHVDEQPQGLAVQLADSRAKLRRLKQELEDKGDQLLDHKQEVQTMDEQLKKLQKENRSLQGEVRGMRALRDELDCLRDRAGRAEQLQTELQSCTHRLRSLEVTRTQLKEQQQLCVALQETRVLLEEQLADTRQRCSSLRELERDNLLLRRRLIDLEGERDTERQRVDELLEMNMGLEAELRQELRHNNNTGTMTAAPHFHQLEVESDEEAGLRVELREEIDLKPLSVEVGEASSLRLLGAENENAELRRRLEDLQSEQEFRGQRQADLPEVREELACLEAEHQNTLREFQNVKNENATLKKSLELLLTKRQSIEEEGEKEERGEKEERGVQGSESSRGEGEGTARRGLDSEREANIIRTQREAGVGAELLHPEERGVEAEDQVLKPQKREEEAECEKIEREIKHVTNEKEEDLGKADIDRKEIQDPSPATEEEKLPKTKEREDKEKSVELSEKDVCVFPGPEVERLASELQQALEEADKQVSVAQDLRSKLGEQSRKAWEAEQRLVLLEAEGQRLRKASESLAEARRQIEVLQGERLEMEEELCRLRSQAELQRMQASVIATLEGERATLERERETLRSYVDTLRTAQRKGDQLELTTQALRAELERQGRSLESSRRNEEELEAELREVALEVESLTRGRDQALLEALRLEHEKEACQSELDSQRKEQRQREREVARLRQQLQSTASALEHSNQRACSLETEHRHVCQELSQSKELCAQLQDLEQELGTRLQGLEKESQELKELNTEAQDKIRSLTQELANEKVQSQKLSNEDARLKQDLERAEAELKTVTADLLLSEKRERDAVPANIPPESPANTQQATSSDTLTLEHPEAKDAQSKEGHDLPTTPKAGVEKTDWSLRERLIDLERENAAVGAEREVLLCQLSQSQSAGSHLREQIDTLHHHSISLQETCTKLQTLNTQLQVDQAALSFQHAAVLARCSESEARCAALEAESKVWAREHEESLARTEGLRRDQERMTMLQQRQEVELEELLNRHSDLRTNNRNLETQYRELEGRYQELLGLKSHLEEKETEMKMEREKMEGEVQKKAERERELERLKEDYERLQGVQRESAQVQSELLAQGSMLRGELSAAQLERTRLEGEINSLRENNQRLELCTDRLTNQYQLLTQLKGNMEEENRHLLEQNQSLTNHNRDLMEQSLERKDQHHSQQREYQEKMGELRREKQKLVEKIMDQYRVLDPSMPTPIKAKKSNWIADRMKKLIKPKGGGGREGRALFYAAGSIENLADSADYPPDTHTAAGSDHRSAPVSPSPLRHATSLGDSDQAGGLCGLPLRSGLGGRRKLGSHRKLGSQSFSPGDQKTSPLQRLQSADRVIWEGQSSPTDTPMTSANNSQENVMEEGGRGEEDKAVSGDNIEGHLNSDPCCQSSKDKPAN; this is encoded by the exons ATGGACTCTAACATAATGGACATTCTAGAAGAATTCATGGAAAGTGCGTTGGTGACTTGG GTACAGCTCTTTGATGGTGTAGTGGACAGGGAGGAGAATGTCATGCTCTTCAACCAGTACATGGAGGTGAACTCCAAGTCCCAGAATTCCCATGACCGCTACCTGAGACTGACCAATGGGATCTTTCTCAACGAGGTCATGAGGGTCAT AGACCCCAACCCCAAGCTGGAGCATTTGTACCGCAGTGGGAGAGATGACCAGATGCTCAGAGTCCAGAACTTCTCCATCCTCAACCGACACCTCAGGGCCTTCTACCAG GAAGACCTACGGCAGCTGATTCTGATGCCTCTTCCGAACATTGCCATTTTGGGGCAAGACCCCCTAACAG AGGCAGCAGTGGAGGAGTTGAGGAGATTGCTCCTGCTTTTACTGGGATGTGCTGTACAG TGTGAGAGGAAGGAAACATTCATACAGCAAATCCAGTCGCTGGACATCGAGACTCAAACTGCCATTGCCAACTGTATCCAGGAG GTGACCCAGGACCCCAGAGCGGTGCTGCCGCTGCAGTGGGAGGAGCTGGGAGGGCTGGAGGGGGTGGAGCTACAGGTGCTGTTTGGCTCCATGGCCAGACAGATCCAAGGCCTGCTGGCACAGAGGGACACACACCTGGAG AGGATAGCAGAGTTGTGTTGGAAGAGTGAGGTCCAGCAGGCTGAGTCTGTCATGGCAACCCGAGGTGGTCACGTTGACGAGCAGCCCCAGGGTCTGGCTGTCCAGTTAGCAGACAGCAGGGCCAAACTACGACGCCTCAAACAAGAACT GGAAGACAAAGGGGATCAACTATTGGATCACAAGCAGGAAGTACAAACTATGGACGAGCAGCTGAAGAAACTTCAGAAAGAG AACCGCAGTCTTCAGGGTGAGGTGCGGGGAATGCGAGCGTTGCGTGACGAGCTGGACTGTCTTCGTGACCGTGCAGGCAGAGCTGAGCAGCTGCAGACAGAACTACAGAGCTGCACTCATAGACTACGCAGCCTGGAAGTCACTCGTACACAACTGAAG gagcagcagcagctgtgtgTGGCACTGCAGGAGACCCGGGTCCTGCTGGAGGAGCAGCTGGCGGACACACGACAACGCTGCTCGAGCCTAcgtgagctggagagagacaatcTACTGCTGCGACGAAGACTCATAGACCTGGAGGGG gagcggGATACTGAGAGGCAGAGGGTCGATGAGCTGTTAGAGATGAATATGGGCCTGGAGGCGGAGCTTAGACAGGAGCTTAGACATAACAACAATACAGGCACGATGACAGCGGCTCCACATTTCCACCAATTGGAGGTGGAGTCTGACGAGGAGGCTGGGCTAAGAGTGGAGCTAAGAGAAGAGATTG ATCTGAAGCCTCTGAGTGTGGAGGTGGGCGAGGCATCGTCACTGAGGCTTCTGGGAGCTGAGAATGAGAACGCTGAGCTGAGGAGACGCCTGGAGGACCTGCAGTCCGAACAGGAGTTCAGGGGTCAGAGG CAAGCTGATTTGCCGGAGGTGAGGGAGGAGTTGGCCTGTCTGGAGGCAGAACACCAGAATACGCTAAGAGAG TTTCAGAACGTCAAGAATGAAAATGCCACTTTGAAAAAGAGCCTGGAACTGCTGTTGACAAAGCGTCAAAGTAttgaggaagaaggagagaaggaggagaggggagagaaggaggagaggggagtccAAGGTTCTGAGTCCtcaagaggagaaggggagggtacTGCCCGGAGAGGGttggacagtgaaagggaagccAACATCATTAGAACCCAAAGAGAAGCTGGAGTTGGGGCAGAGCTGCTCCATCctgaagagagaggggtggaagcaGAGGATCAGGTGCTGAAACCccaaaagagagaagaagaagcagaatgtgagaagatagagagagagataaaacatgTTACAAATGAGAAGGAAGAAGATCTTGGGAAGGCAGATATTGACCGGAAAGAGATACAAGACCCCAGCCCAGCCACTGAAGAAGAGAAACTACCAAaaacaaaggagagagaagacaaaGAAAAGTCAGTGGAACTCAGTGAAAAAGACGTGTGTGTGTTCCCTGGGCCTGAAGTGGAGCGCCTGGCCTCTGAGCTCCAGCAGGCCCTGGAGGAGGCAGACAAGCAGGTGTCTGTAGCCCAGGACCTGCGCTCCAAGCTGGGGGAGCAGAGCAGGAAAGCCTGGGAGGCTGAGCAGAGACTGGTGCTACTGGAGGCCGAGGGCCAGAGACTGAGGAAGGCTTCAGAGAGCCTGGCGGAGGCTAGGAGACAGATAGAG GTGCTACAGGGGGAACGcctggagatggaggaggagctaTGTCGTCTGCGGAGCCAGGCTGAGCTACAACGGATGCAGGCCTCGGTCATCGCTACTCTGGAGGGGGAGCGAGCcacgctggagagagagagagagaccctccgtAGCTATGTGGACACCCTACGCACTGCCCAACGCAAG GGTGACCAATTGGAGCTGACGACCCAAGCTCTGAGGGCGGAGCTAGAGCGCCAGGGGAGGAGTCTGGAATCCTCACGGCGCAATGAGGAGGAGCTAGAGGCGGAGCTTCGCGAGGTAGCACTAGAGGTGGAGTCTCTGACCCGGGGGCGGGACCAGGCTCTGCTGGAGGCCTTGCGATTGGAGCATGAGAAGGAGGCGTGCCAGAGCGAGCTGGACAGCCAACGAAAGGagcagaggcagagggagagggaggtggccAGGCTGAGGCAGCAGCTACAGAGTACAGCATCAGCCCTGGAACACAGCAACCAGAGGGCCTGCAGTCTGGAGACAGAGCACAG gcATGTGTGTCAGGAGCTGTCTCAATCCAAGGAGCTCTGTGCTCAACTACAGGACCTGGAGCAGGAGCTCGGTACTCGGCTACAGGGTCTGGAGAAGGAGAGCCAGGAGCTTAAAGAGCTGAACACAGAAGCCCAGGATAAAATCAGATCTCTGActcag GAGCTAGCCAATGAGAAGGTGCAGTCTCAGAAACTGTCCAATGAGGATGCACGACTGAAGCAGGATTTGGAGAGGGCAGAGGCGGAACTGAAGACAGTTACCGCTGACCTTCTTCTTTCAGAGAAGCGGGAGAGAGATGCCGTCCCTGCTAATATCCCACCAGAAAGCCCTGCTAACACACAGCAGGCTACATCCTCAGACACACTCACATTAGAGCACCCAGAGGCTAAAGATGCCCAATCAAAAGAGGGCCACGACCTCCCTACGACCCCAAAAGCTGGAGTAGAGAAGACGGACTGGTCTCTGAGGGAACGACTGATAGACctggagagagag AATGCAGCGGTGGGCGCAGAGCGGGAGGTGTTGCTATGCCAGCTGTCTCAGTCCCAGTCAGCCGGTAGCCACCTGAGGGAGCAGATAGACACCCTGCATCATCACTCCATCAGCCTGCAGGAGACCTGCACCAAGCTGCAGACACTCAACACTCAGCTACAG gTTGACCAGGCGGCCCTGAGCTTCCAGCATGCAGCAGTGTTGGCGAGGTGCAGCGAGAGCGAAGCCAGGTGTGCTGCTCTGGAGGCGGAGTCTAAGGTGTGGGCCAGGGAACATGAGGAGTCATTGGCCAGGACGGAGGGGCTCAGGAGGGACCAGGAGCGAATGACAATGTTGCAGCAGAGGCAGGAGGTGGAGCTAGAGGAGCTGCTGAATAGACACTCTGACCTGAGGACCAACAACCGTAACCTGGAgacacagtacagggagctggaGGGAAG GTATCAGGAGCTCCTGGGCCTCAAATCCCATCTGgaggagaaagaaacagagatgaagatggaaagagagaagatggagggagaggtgcaGAAGAaagcggagagagaaagagaactagagagactgaaagaggattatgagag GCTTCAGGGCGTGCAGAGGGAGTCAGCTCAGGTACAGAGTGAGCTGCTGGCTCAGGGCTCAATGCTGCGGGGTGAGCTGAGTGCTGCCCAGCTGGAGAGGACCAGGCTGGAGGGAGAGATCAACTCTCTGAGGGAGAACAACCAGAGACTGGAGCTCTGCACTGACCGCCTCACCAACCAGTACCAG CTGCTGACCCAGCTGAAGgggaacatggaggaggagaaCCGTCACCTGTTGGAGCAGAACCAGAGTCTGACCAATCACAACAGAGACCTGATGGAGCAGAGCCTGGAGCGCAAGGACCAGCACCACTCACAGCAGAGAGAATAcca ggaGAAGATGGGTGAGCTGCGTAGAGAGAAACAGAAGCTGGTGGAGAAGATCATGGATCAGTACAGAGTCCTGGACCCCAGCATGCCTACACCCATCAAGGCCaa GAAGTCCAACTGGATAGCAGACAGgatgaagaagctgattaagcctaaaggaggaggagggagagagggacgtgCTCTGTTCTACGCTGCTGGCAGTATAGAGAACCTGGCTGACAGTGCAGACTACCCACCAGACACACATACTGCTGCTGGTTCTG acCACCGCAGTGcccccgtctccccctcccccctgcgACATGCCACCTCTCTGGGTGACTCTGACCAGGCGGGGGGGCTGTGTGGGCTGCCGCTGCGTTCAGGTTTGGGGGGCCGTCGAAAGCTGGGCTCCCATCGAAAGCTGGGCTCCCAGTCCTTCAGTCCCGGAGACCAGAAGACTTCACCCCTCCAGCGTCTCCAATCTGCAGACAGAGTGATCTGGGAAGGGCAGAGCAGCCCTACAGACACACCCATGACCTCAGCCAACAACAGCCAGGAGAAtgtgatggaggagggaggaagaggtgaGGAGGATAAAG cCGTGAGTGGGGACAACATTGAAGGACATCTCAACTCAGACCCCTGCTGTCAGTCCAGTAAGGATAAACCGGCAAACTAA
- the rom1b gene encoding rod outer segment membrane protein 1b: protein MVLLKLQFPLQRRVRLAQGLWLLSWLAVLAGAFTFSLGVYLKTELLRRAEVMDNTEIHVVPNILMLVGLVTMGINLFAGRVCQDSLDSARFPPWKPFLLPWYGLAWMVCVWLLSAVVLSYALQGHLEESLKVGLRNGIRFYRDTDVPGRCFQKETIDRLQMELRCCGNTNYRDWFEVQWISNRYLDFTSKEVKDRVRSNVDGRYLMDGVPFSCCNPGSPRPCLQNHLTDNTAHYNYEHQSEELNLYNRGCRQALVDYYMGLMNTIGPGILSVISVQISVLVSLRYLHTSLEGVDPENPEADSEGYILAKGVKETLMDVKTTVFKLLQFGQVEAGDEAEAGADGEKAATSS from the exons ATGGTGCTGCTGAAGCTGCAGTTCCCCCTGCAGAGGCGTGTGCGTCTGGCCCAGGGTCTGTGGCTGCTGTCCTGGCTGGCCGTGCTGGCTGGGGCCTTCACCTTCTCCCTGGGAGTGTACCTCAAGACCGAGCTGCTCCGCAGGGCAGAG GTGATGGACAACACAGAGATCCACGTGGTGCCTAACATCTTGATGCTGGTGGGCTTGGTAACCATGGGGATCAACCTGTTTGCTGGGCGGGTGTGTCAGGACTCCCTGGACTCTGCCCGATTCCCTCCCTGGAAGCCCTTCCTGCTGCCCTGGTATGGCCTAGCCTGGATGGTGTGTGTCTGGTTGCTGTCTGCAGTGGTGCTCAGCTATGCCCTGCAGGGACACCTTGAGGAGTCACTCAAG GTGGGCCTGAGGAACGGTATCCGGTTCTACCGGGACACGGACGTCCCGGGCCGCTGTTTCCAGAAGGAGACCATCGACAGGCTGCAAATGGAACTGCGTTGCTGCGGCAACACCAACTACAGGGACTGGTTCGAGGTGCAGTGGATCAGCAACAGATACCTGGACTTCACCTCTAAAGAAGTcaaaga TCGTGTGCGTAGCAACGTGGACGGTCGTTACCTGATGGATGGAGTCCCCTTCAGCTGCTGTAACCCCGGCTCCCCTCGGCCCTGTCTCCAGAACCACCTGACTGACAACACTGCCCACTACAACTATGAGCACCAGAGTGAGGAGCTGAACCTGTACAACCGCGGCTGCAGACAGGCGCTGGTCGACTACTACATGGGCCTCATGAACACCATTGGCCCCGGGATTCTGTCGGTCATCTCCGTACAG ATATCAGTGTTGGTGAGCCTGCGGTACCTGCACACGTCTCTGGAGGGCGTGGACCCGGAGAACCCCGAAGCTGACAGCGAGGGCTACATCCTGGCGAAGGGGGTTAAGGAGACCCTGATGGATGTCAAGACCACTGTGTTCAAACTGCTGCAGTTCGGACAG GTGGAGGCAGGTGACGAGGCAGAAGCTGGGGCGGACGGCGAGAAGGCAGCCACGTCCAGCTAG